The Nitrospirota bacterium genome includes the window ACCTTTGGAGAGACACTTCCAATAGCTAAAGAAAAGGCAATTGAAGCCCTCTCCGGATACTTAGCATCTATATTTGATCGTGGATTTAAAATCCCTGTTCCATCAAATATTAAGGGTAAAAACATATTTCCGATAACGCCGGAAACTACTGTCATGGTTCCCATCATCTTACGAAGCAGCCGGGAAGAATTACACTTAAATCAAATTGAGGCAGCAAAAAGGCTTGGTATCTCCTACCAGAGCTACCAGAAACTGGAAAATCCCAATAAGGCAAATCCGACCCTTAAGACTTTAGAAAAGGTGGCAAAGGCATTTGGGAAACATCTGGTTATGAAGCTTGTGAATGTGGCAGACCATGCAGCCTGATCGGCACCACTTCATTCTCAGGTATTCGGGGCCACCATTTTTGTTCTGCTTGGTCGGAGATACGGTCAATGATAACAACAGTTGTCTTTGACGCGGATCATTCCGGTTATTAGCAGACGCTCACATGTCTACACGCAAACCCGTTCTTCAACCTCCGGACAACATCATCTGTAAAACCCCTGTAAAGCCATTTGGTAATACCAAGGCGTTTGTATATATCCAGGGTCTTTGAGGTATAGTTCATCCGGTCAATTAGAATGCTGCCGGCATAGGGCATTATCTTATCGAGGAGCGCCTCGGGATTCATTGGAAGCACAGGGCCTATGAAGACATAGGTCTTAATCCCATTTTCGTGTAGTGTCTTGAGGGCTTTAATCCGTGCGGCAATTGTTGGCGCCTTTGGCTCAAAGGCCTTTCTTATCCTCTCATCATCTGTTGTGATGGTAATACCTACCTCGATATCTTCAAATCCCTTAATCAGGTCCATATCCCTAAGTACAAGGGGAGATTTTGTGAGGATATCTACAGGAAACTGGTGTTGCATAAGGATCTCGAGACACTTCCTCGTAATTTTATACCTGCCCTCAACAGGTTGATAGGCATCAGTAACCGAACTGATAATAATCCTCCCCTTCTTCCTGCTTTTAAGCTCTTTCTCGAGGACCTCCGGCGCATTGACCTTTATATCTACGAACTCTCCCCACGCCTCCGTATGGCCGCTATATCTTATCATGAATGTGGCATAGCAATATCTGCAGCTATGAGAGCAACCCACATAGGGATTAATGCAGTAATCCACTCCAGGTATACCTGTTTTGGTAAGGACTGATTTTACCCTTATCTCTTTGATAATCATCCTGCCTTTGATACCCCTTTTAAATAATTATAATATGCATAGAACAGCTATCGCAAATATCAGCCACGTGGAGTATATTACCAGATAAACCTTCATGCATCATCGGAGCACCAAGGGGGATAAAAACGTCATTCTCGCGTACGAGGGAATATCCATGGGTGAAAATATTATTTGACAGAAAGCCATGTTGATTGATATGGTTTATTTACTTATTTGTTACAGGAAACCTTCGATCCTGAGATAAACAATTCCGGATGAATCAATTCACAATAGAAGAATAGCGGATGTACTATGACGCTGCCACACAACAAGACAAAGATTGTCTGTACAATCGGCCCTGCTACAGAATCTCCTGAGGTGATGTGCCGTCTCATGACGGCGGGAATGAACATCGCCCGGCTTAATTTTTCCCACGGCAACTTCGATACGCATAAACAGGTTATTGATAACCTGAGGGCTGCATCAGCCAGGACGGGTAAACGTCTTACGATTATGGCAGACCTGCCAGGGCCAAAGATGCGCATCGGGAAACTTAATCCTGAGCCGGTTCATCTGGAGCCGGACGATACCTTCATCCTTACCACCGACGATATAACCGGCGACAGGACGCGTGTTTCTGTCTCATTCGCCGGACTTCCAAAGGCAGTGAAGACTGGTGATACCCTGTATCTGAACGATGGATATAT containing:
- a CDS encoding type II toxin-antitoxin system HicB family antitoxin — encoded protein: MTNFAYPAIIKYDKKDRVYTVEFPDLAGCVTFGETLPIAKEKAIEALSGYLASIFDRGFKIPVPSNIKGKNIFPITPETTVMVPIILRSSREELHLNQIEAAKRLGISYQSYQKLENPNKANPTLKTLEKVAKAFGKHLVMKLVNVADHAA
- a CDS encoding radical SAM protein, with the protein product MIIKEIRVKSVLTKTGIPGVDYCINPYVGCSHSCRYCYATFMIRYSGHTEAWGEFVDIKVNAPEVLEKELKSRKKGRIIISSVTDAYQPVEGRYKITRKCLEILMQHQFPVDILTKSPLVLRDMDLIKGFEDIEVGITITTDDERIRKAFEPKAPTIAARIKALKTLHENGIKTYVFIGPVLPMNPEALLDKIMPYAGSILIDRMNYTSKTLDIYKRLGITKWLYRGFTDDVVRRLKNGFACRHVSVC